GGACTTGGCGCGGCTCCTGAACCGGGCCAAGCAGGGAAAGACCCAGGCCTTTGTTTACATAAATAATCGAGCCGAGGGTAATGCGCCCACCACGATTGCGGCAGTGCTCAACTTGCTCACATAGACTACTGATCCAACTGGATCCCCGCCTTCCTTCGAAACGCTGCTTCGCAGCTCCATAGGATGAGCGGGGCGGGGATGACAGTTGCCTAAAACGGAAGTGTGCAGCGGTACTGAGTTTCAAAGCTCGCAAACAGATCAATATACTGCTCGACCAAACGGGTCATCAGGAATTTCTCCTTCACGCTTTCGCGCGCCTTTTCTCCCATCCGGCAGCGAAGATTTTCATCCTTGAGCAGAGTGACCAGGCGCTCGGCCGCTTCCTGGGGCGAATTGACCAGGAAACCGTTGAATCCATCCGAAATCTGCGCAGGAATGCCGCCAACATTCCCTCCGATCACCGGAGTCCCCTTCCACATGGCCTCGGTCACAGTAAGCCCGAAGCCCTCGCGCACCGATTTCTGCATGACCACTGCAGATCGCGCCTGCAGAGTATTGACCAAGGCCGTGTCGTCTCCGCAAGCCATCAACAGCGTGCGATCGTCTTGGGCTTCGAGCAGGGACTCGTAGACCTCCTGGCCTTCCGGATCGTCCGTCGCGGTATTCCCCAACAAGATCAGAGTACAGTCCACTTCCTTGCGGGCAATCTTATAAGCTTCAATCACACCCTCTGGATCCTTCCAGCGATCATACCGCGAAACCTGGGTCACAAGAGGCAGGTCCGTCGGAATGTTGTACTCCTTGAGCTTCTCATCCATCTCCTTCTCGGAAAGCTGCTTGTTCTTGAGGGTGAAGGGATCGATGGCCGGCATGAAGAGCACCTGCGGCGTTCGCAGCCGGCGCTTGTACTGTTCCATGCTGAAGATGGCTGCATCAAACTCTTCGACATAAGGCTGAAGATAATCCCAGAGCTGTTGGTTGGGCTGGCTCATATCGATATGACAGCGCCAAATCCACGGACCTTTCTTGCGGAAGTGCTTGATCAGCCCCAAAGGCTGCGGGTCATGCACAACTACAAAATCGTGATTGAGATTCATACGCAAGGAATTTTCGTAAAGAACCGCCTCGTACAAATCAATCTCTCTTTGGTTAAACTCAAAATCCCCGCCCTGCAGCGCATTGTGCATCTTTTTGGTCACCACAAAGAAAGAAGGCAAACCCTTGATCAAACGCCATCCGGTCTTGATCCCCAAATCGTTCATCAATAACGTGACGGACGAAAGCATTTCCGCTACTCCGCCTCCGTAATAGGTGGAATTAATGTGGGTCACCAGATGATTTTTGAATTGCTTGGCCTTGGTGCGGATTCGGCGAACAGCCTCAGGGCCGATATAAGGCTCATAGTCTTCAACACTGGGAAAATTGTAATCAGCTCCGGTCATCCGTCTCTGCCCTCCTTACTCTTTTTCCATGGGAAGCGCAGACCACACAACCTCCCCGGCCTCATCCAGCAGATAGATCCCGGGCATCCCGGTGGGATCCACATTCAGGACAGTCCTGGGCTGGCCACCGGCATCCAACAGCTCCAGGGATGGAGCGCCTTCATCACTCAAACGAAACCCGAT
This genomic window from Candidatus Omnitrophota bacterium contains:
- a CDS encoding glycosyltransferase, which codes for MTGADYNFPSVEDYEPYIGPEAVRRIRTKAKQFKNHLVTHINSTYYGGGVAEMLSSVTLLMNDLGIKTGWRLIKGLPSFFVVTKKMHNALQGGDFEFNQREIDLYEAVLYENSLRMNLNHDFVVVHDPQPLGLIKHFRKKGPWIWRCHIDMSQPNQQLWDYLQPYVEEFDAAIFSMEQYKRRLRTPQVLFMPAIDPFTLKNKQLSEKEMDEKLKEYNIPTDLPLVTQVSRYDRWKDPEGVIEAYKIARKEVDCTLILLGNTATDDPEGQEVYESLLEAQDDRTLLMACGDDTALVNTLQARSAVVMQKSVREGFGLTVTEAMWKGTPVIGGNVGGIPAQISDGFNGFLVNSPQEAAERLVTLLKDENLRCRMGEKARESVKEKFLMTRLVEQYIDLFASFETQYRCTLPF